Proteins found in one Choloepus didactylus isolate mChoDid1 chromosome 3, mChoDid1.pri, whole genome shotgun sequence genomic segment:
- the ENAM gene encoding LOW QUALITY PROTEIN: enamelin (The sequence of the model RefSeq protein was modified relative to this genomic sequence to represent the inferred CDS: inserted 11 bases in 8 codons; deleted 6 bases in 4 codons; substituted 10 bases at 10 genomic stop codons), whose amino-acid sequence MKILLVFLGLLGNSIAMPMRMPXMPGFSSKSEELMXXGQFNFMNSPHMGQLGPMYGNSMHLPQLFPQYQMPMWPLPPPNTWHPQKPTSPFAPRCHSKTDQAQETQIPNQPQPKKGSQGRNDNSPTRNSVHVPNPGSNPTAQNRAILPPEINVSGQGMPRIQNPWGSCQTNIYENYPNPNSEGFPARRQWCPTGTTMGHRQNGPYYQNQVQRGPWWNSFALFFFFIHRPPTPRCPSFSVSFPRSEHDTVCHSEKVQNPREKPESQNERIVFPARDITGPWKNPQDYGVNKSNYKLPHHPEGNRPVPSFNFIDXWENSHYPRGDSRTVPNXDGQTRSQYLPKGSALEPRRTPCETETNQPELKYSTFHPVYPEEIPSPAREHFPAGRNTWNYQEISPTFEEDPGRQERHLPQPSHGSRGNVFYLEYNPCDPRENSPYLRSDTWDERDDSPNMVAMGQPEHPLYPMNTPDQKETDXFNEEDPIDPTGDEPFPGQRRXWGRKNPALKETQMLGTVKAQQYTPNQLKEYSPFXLDNPSKPREDILYSEFYPXCPDENFPSYNTAPTIXVESRGYXVNNAVGQEESILFPSWKAWDDRTQTHGXKERWPYFNRNFWDEITNLHKTPPNSPPEDNQHYSSNSPAGLQNNPXWHEGENXNYGMQIDRLNSTEGEHLAFPDLIPQSYLTGQKEANLFHLSPRGPCSGATGTKDNPLALQEYIPSLYQGRTKTSXPPVYXSILYTKHARHIISSTGILLGQRNSSKKRPPGESRNPXPFRDDVSSLRRNTPYSIGSIKNQLGQRGILPFLEASSLQSKNTPCLKSDLGRDGYDVLEQIFEGSQLNERTVELTPEQLVISTPDESPNPEGIQSEVQGNEGESQEQIPPSLQRLPCFGSQVAKHHSSSTATPSRMEGKAHLIGIXIMPTENPSTSSGLATGAQFKSRNVDPLNKGEHTPSEAFKRETNP is encoded by the exons ATGAAGATTCTCCTGGTCTTTCTAGGTCTGCTTGGTAATTCCATTGCTATGCCA ATGCGAATGCCCTGAATGCCAGGATTTAGCAGTAAAAGTGAGGAG CTGATGTAGTAAGGGCAATTCAATTTTATGAACTCCCCACAT ATGGGACAACTGGGTCCCATGTATGGAAACAGCATGCACCTCCCTCAGCTCTTCCCACAGTACCAGATGCCCATGTGGCCTCTGCCACCACCCAACACATGGCACCCACAGAAACCCACATCTCCCTTTGCACCCAGATGCCACAGCAAGACTGATCAGGCCCAAGAAACTCAGATTCCCAACCAGCCTCAGCCAAAGAA AGGGAGTCAAGGCAGAAATGACAATAGCCCAACAAGAAATAGCGTCCATGTGCCAAACCCTGGCAGCAATCCTACAGCTCAAAACAGGGCCATCCTACCCCCTGAGATTAATGTTTCAGGCCAGGGAATGCCAAGAATTCAAAACCCTTGGGGATCATGTcagacaaatatttatgaaaattatcCAAATCCTAAC TCCGAGGGGTTTCCTGCAAGAAGACAATGGTGTCCCACTGGTACCACCATGGGACACAGACAGAATGGGCCTTATTACCAAAATCAAGTTCAAAGGGGTCCTTGGTGGAattcctttgctcttttttttttttttatacaccGCCCCCCCACACCGAGATGTCCTTCCTTCTCAGTGTCATTTCCAAGA TCCGAACATGACACTGTCTGCCACAGTGAAAAAGTCCAAAATCCAAGGGAGAAGCCAGAAAGTCAAAACGAAAGAATAGTTTTTCCTGCAAGGGATATAACTGGCCCCTGGAAAAACCCTCAAGATTATGGAGTTAATAAATCAAATTACAAACTGCCTCACCACCCTGAGGGCAACAGGCCAGTcccaagttttaattttattgattaatGGGAAAACTCCCATTACCCAAGAGGTGATTCCAGGACAGTCCCAA TTGATGGACAAACCCGAAGCCAGTATTTGCCCAAAGGGAGTGCTTTAGAACCAAGAAGAACCCCATGTGAAACAGAAACTAATCAGCCAGAATTAAAGTACAGTACATTTCATCCTGTGTATCCTGAGGAAATCCCTTCCCCTGCAAGAGAGCATTTTCCTGCTGGAAGAAACACTTGGAACTACCAAGAAATCTCTCCAACTTTTGAGGAAGATCCTGGCAGGCAGGAAAGACACTTACCTCAGCCTTCCCATGGCTCAAGAGGAAATGTTTTCTATCTTGAATATAATCCCTGTGATCCCAGGGAAAACTCCCCATACCTTAGAAGCGATACATGGGATGAGAGAGATGATTCTCCCAATATGGTTGCTATGGGGCAACCAGAACATCCATTATACCCCATGAATACTCCAGATCAAAAAGAGACAG CCTTTAATGAAGAGGACCCAATTGATCCCACTGGAGATGAACCTTTCCCAGGGCAACGTAGATGATGGGGGAGGAAGAATCCAGCTTTAAAGGAGACCCAAATGCTAGGCACTGTGAAGGCCCAGCAATATACCCCAAATCAACTAAAGGAATATTCACCATT CTTAGATAATCCATCAAAACCCAGGGAGGATATTCTTTACAGTGAATTTTACCCGTAGTGCCCAGATGAGAATTTTCCATCATATAATACAGCTCCCACCAT TGTGGAGAGCAGGGGCTATTAAGTTAATAATGCTGTTGGACAAGAAGAAAGTATTCTGTTTCCTTCCTGGAAAGCCTGGGACGACAGGACACAAACCCATGGATGAAAAGAAAGATGGCCATATTTTAACAGAAATTTCTGGGATGAGATAACAAATTTACACAAAACCCCACCTAATTCACCA CCTGAAGACAACCAGCACTATTCCAGTAACTCCCCAGCTGGGCTTCAGAACAATC AATGGCATGAAGGTGAGAATTGAAACTATGGCATGCAAATTGATAGGTTAAATTCAACAGAGGGAGAACATTTGGCCTTTCCAGACTTAATTCCTCAAAGTTACCTAACAGGTCAAAAAGAagcaaatttatttcatttaagccCAAGAGGTCCCTGCAGTGGTGCCACAGGGACTAAGGACAATCCACTTGCTCTACAAGAGTATATTCCATCTTTGTACCAGGGGAGAACCAAGACATC GCCCCCTGTGTATTAAAGTATATTGTATACTAAGCATGCAAGACATATCATCTCCTCGACAGGCATCCTACTGGGCCAAAGAAACAGCTCAAAGAAGAGACCGCCTGGGGAAAGCCGAAACC AGCCCTTTAGAGATGACGTGTCGTCTCTGAGGAGGAACACACCATATTCTATAGG TTCTATAAAGAATCAACTGGGCCAAAGGGGAATTTTGCCCTTTCTTGAAGCCAGTTCCCTTCAATCTAAGAATACACCTTGTCTCAAAAGTGATCTTGGAAGAGATGGGTATGAC GTTCTGGAACAAATATTtgaaggcagccaactcaatgaaaGAACCGTTGAACTTACTCCTGAGCAGCTTGTCATCAGTACCCCTGATGAAAGCCCCAATCCAGAGGGAATCCAAAGTGAAGTCCAAGGAAATGAGGGTGAGAGCCAGGAGCAAATACCACCTAGCCTCCAAAGGTTA CCATGTTTTGGCTCCCAAGTAGCAAAGCATCATTCCTCCAGCACTGCAACTCCATCTAGAATGGAAGGCAAGGCCCATTTGATAGGGA CAATAATGCCTACTGAAAATCCCAGCACATCTTCTGGGTTAGCTACTGGGGCACAGTTTAAGAGTAGAAATGTAGACCCACTTAACAAAGGTGAACACACTCCATCTGAAGCCTTTAAAAGAGAGACCAATCCATAG